A genome region from Homalodisca vitripennis isolate AUS2020 unplaced genomic scaffold, UT_GWSS_2.1 ScUCBcl_2198;HRSCAF=6712, whole genome shotgun sequence includes the following:
- the LOC124371880 gene encoding zinc finger MYM-type protein 5-like, protein MSDGRKRLSGAEYKKRAKKKLEKQERVLKQTKRLDLFFKTPGEQEIAPVLEGPALDDSVDETAGQLDDNVSAGPSCSNPPANLASLNEDIIIPHEIATESLSLELLSPCCSSEDPAFWVLNDATRDSIAKSGFKQNIDLDFSNSVREYKDQKRYLSKSLFQRTLKNGEVQDRKWMVFSKSKGSVYCGPCLAFNFKEKSQFDCKDGFNDWKNGESRASHHENSPIHKSAIITLKSREIALKRVGSMLTEQLDKETNYWKKVLARVIAAIKALTSRGLALRGDDENLWIKQKWKFSYGFRAYLQIRPFFSYSH, encoded by the coding sequence ATGAGTGATGGACGGAAGAGGCTTAGCGGTGCGGAGTACAAGAAACGGGCGAAGAAGAAACTCGAAAAACAAGAACGTGTATTGAAACAAACCAAAAGGCTAGATTTGTTCTTTAAGACGCCAGGAGAACAAGAGATTGCACCAGTACTTGAAGGACCTGCACTTGACGATTCCGTTGACGAGACGGCCGGCCAGCTGGACGACAATGTTTCAGCTGGGCCAAGCTGCTCAAATCCACCAGCTAATCTAGCAAGTTTAAACGAAGACATCATCATACCTCACGAGATCGCCACTGAAAGCCTTTCGTTGGAGCTGCTGTCACCCTGCTGTTCCAGCGAAGATCCAGCTTTCTGGGTTTTGAATGATGCAACTCGAGATTCAATCGCAAAAAGTGGGTTCAAACAAAATATCGACCTGGATTTCTCAAACAGCGTCAGAGAATACAAGGATCAAAAACGATATTTATCCAAATCTCTGTTTCAACGAACATTGAAAAATGGAGAGGTTCAGGACAGAAAGTGGATGGTATTCTCAAAAAGCAAGGGTTCTGTTTATTGTGGCCCTTGTTTGGCATTCAATTTCAAAGAGAAATCCCAGTTTGATTGTAAAGACGGATTCAACGACTGGAAAAATGGTGAAAGTCGGGCCAGTCATCACGAAAACTCACCAATTCACAAGTCGGCAATCATTACTCTAAAATCACGAGAAATTGCTCTGAAACGTGTTGGCAGTATGTTAACTGAGCAGCTAGACAAAGAAACCAATTATTGGAAAAAGGTTTTGGCCAGGGTTATAGCGGCCATTAAGGCCTTGACATCAAGAGGCCTTGCATTAAGAGGCGATGATGAAAATCTTTGGATCaaacagaaatggaaattttcttaCGGCTTTAGAGCTTATCTCCAAATTCGACCCTTTTTTAGCTACTCACATTGA